One window of Oscillibacter hominis genomic DNA carries:
- a CDS encoding GntR family transcriptional regulator, which yields MISLNYRDSRPIYEQIRDGLKKLIVTGALAKDDRLPSVRALATQLAINPNTIQRAYNELETEGYIYSVQGKGSFAAGNPEADQARKEELMNRVRETLAELRYLQVAEQDLEALFREGARHD from the coding sequence ATGATCAGTCTGAACTATCGGGACTCCCGGCCCATCTACGAGCAGATACGGGACGGCCTGAAAAAGCTGATTGTCACCGGTGCGCTGGCTAAGGATGACCGGCTGCCCTCAGTGCGGGCGCTGGCAACACAGTTGGCCATCAACCCCAACACCATCCAGCGGGCGTACAACGAGCTGGAGACGGAGGGCTATATCTATTCCGTGCAGGGCAAGGGAAGCTTCGCCGCGGGAAACCCGGAGGCGGACCAGGCCCGGAAGGAAGAGCTGATGAACCGTGTGAGGGAAACTCTGGCCGAGCTGCGCTATCTTCAGGTGGCGGAGCAGGACCTGGAAGCACTGTTCAGGGAAGGAGCAAGACATGATTGA
- the rpsO gene encoding 30S ribosomal protein S15: MMLKEQKTKIISENRTHEKDTGSPEVQVAILTERINQLTEHMKKNPQDKHSQRGLLKMVGKRRNMLDYLQRKDIERYRALIAKLGLRK; the protein is encoded by the coding sequence ATGATGCTCAAAGAGCAGAAGACGAAGATCATCAGCGAAAACCGCACCCACGAGAAGGACACCGGTTCCCCCGAGGTACAGGTGGCCATTCTGACCGAGCGCATCAACCAGCTCACCGAACACATGAAGAAGAACCCCCAGGATAAGCACTCCCAGAGAGGCCTTCTGAAGATGGTCGGTAAGCGCCGCAACATGCTGGATTATCTCCAGCGCAAGGACATCGAGCGCTATCGCGCCCTGATTGCCAAGCTGGGCCTGCGCAAGTAA